The following DNA comes from Candidatus Peregrinibacteria bacterium.
TTTGCTCTCCGATAATGGCGTTATTTTGGTCTTTTGATTCCGTTCTACTCGGAAGTGAGAGAATATGTTTTGAGGTATTTTTCGCATACTCAATGTTTGTGGTGATTTTGTCGGTTCCGGTGTCGGTGAAACTTCCATCACCATCATAGTCTCCATTGGCATCCACATCGTCATCATTTAAAGAAACCTCTCCCAAGTCGATCTGCTGAGTAAGATTTCCATTGCTGGTGTTGTATGTGGATTCGGAAGCCGAAGATCTTCCGGTCTGTTGTCCGTCAAAAGTGATGGAAACGGTTTTGGAGGCATACGGGAAAAATCGGTCATTTTCCGGGTCTTCATCTGAGAGTTGAGCTTTATCCCATTTGGTGATGCTGACAGACTGGAGTTCGTCTTGATTATTGTAGGTCTCTTGCCGCCAGATCTTTCCTTTTTTGGAGATATGGTCATCATATTCGCCCAGCTGGGAGCTCACGGAATTGTCATGTGCGAATTCTGACTGATGAAAATAGGTATTACTTATATTTCCTTCCGGATCGGTGACGATCACCTTTGCGAATCCGGCATATTCTCTTTTAAAAACATCCTGTTGGTCGAAATAATAATGACCGCCACCGTATTCATACGTGGTCGTGGCAGATATACCAGAAACCGGATCTGTATTCGTAACAGTATGAATAGTGTTTACAATAAACGGAAGGCTTGTGTTCATATACCCCTGCGCTTCCGTGCGATATGCGGTGGATGGTTTGTAGGTAAGCTCTGTAGTTCCTCCATACATTCCGGTAACAGTTTTGAGAAGATGCGGTTTGGTAATAAGCGAACCGGGAGCGTATGATTCGGTGCCATCGTAATAAGAAAATGTTGTGGGAGGAAGTGACTCGGAACCGTTTTTTACAGTGATCGATCTGATTTTATGAAACACCGTGTCGGCATCGGCATAATCCAGTTCATAACTCATCACCAACTGTTTGTTTCCGGGTCGATACGAATAAATGTTGATATCCGTAACGCGATAATTCGTCTCCAATTTAAATCCGGATACATATGTTACCGGTGCAAGACCGACATACTCTTTTACGAATTCAATTTCATAATCTCCAGAGTTGGCACCGTTTCCGGTATAACGAATCGATTCGGGATAGACCTGCCCGGAATCTTTAGAGTAGGTAAAGGTCATAAAATTTCCACTTGTATCTTCCACTTTATCCAAAAGCCATTTGTATACCCGCGAAGTGTCGTTGGGATCGGTGTGTTTTGATGCCAGATTTGAACCGAAATAATATTTCGTTCCCTGCGTGTCGGTTGCTGTCCAAGAATCAGAAGCATCATCGTACTCATATTTGGTGAAACTCCCTTCTTGCTTTGGGGAATACACATCATTTGCCGCATCCGTGACAATGAGTTCTTCATAGCTTCCAAAGAGACTCGCAGAAAAATCATCTTCCGTATACAGACGATCAACACCCTTTCCAGTGCTTCGAAAAATCGCATTTGTGGGAAGCAACCACCCGTACCCGGTGACAGAATTAAAATTCTTATCGGTGTTGGAATACGAAAGAGAGACCGATGGTTGTATTCCGTTTCTTCCTGGTGGAACCTGGATCGGATACGAGAAAGATGCCGAACCGGTAAAAAAATCAGTATTAAAATTTCCATCAAAACCCTTAAGACGTGCAAAAGAGTCAGCAGCAAGAGTCGAAGGAGGAAGAAATTCTTCTTCAGGATCTCCACTTGCCATAGCCTGAATCTCACCTCCCTCAGCCCCCAACAGTGCTTCTTCTGAAGATAATTCTTCACTTGTTGTCATTAGCTCTTCTTCTAACACAGGACCGATAAATTCTTCCAAAACCAATTCAATATTGTTAGGATTAATCTCTAAGATGCTCGTCTGCTGTAATATTTCTTCTTGAACAACCTCATCTGCCAATACGAAAGTCGGCAAAAGAAGACAGCAAAAAAGTTGTACAGAGAGAATAAAGAATTTTACTGTGGAAAGACGGAAACAAGTCATTATAACAAAAAAGAAGAATCAGCCAGCGCAGTCACCGAAGTAATGCCATTCATTATTACCCCCATAGCCATCTATATCTCTATAGATGCATTTATAATCAAGTTCAAATCGAAGACCTCCAGTATTAAGAAATACTCCAAACGTATAACTCGTTGGAGAATAAAGGGGAACATAATGTATGAGGACATCAGTAAGTCCGTCCCCGTTAATATCAGTCAAAGAGTTGTAAATCCTCCCGCTATTCCCATTTGATGCAAAGGCCATATAATAAAGAGTTTGTGCAGTCGTATCTGTCGACTTTAGGTTAGGAGATTCTGGCAAAGAAGTATAATCAAAGATACTGGTAAATGGGACGTTGGCAGAACTTGCGGTGTCTGCACAATCGCCATAATAGTTATTCACTGAGTCTCTTTTGTACACACACTTATATGCAAAATCGAAAGTAAAATCCCCTTTATTTAGGAATACCCCGTAAGTCTGATTGGTGCTAGTTAATGCATTATGGTAAGCAAAATCAGTAAGCCCATCACCATTAAAATCAGCAATGGAATTATAATTTGTTGAGTTGTAGACAGAGGAAAGGGTATCTAATGCTTGTGGCATTAAGTCGTCATCTTTGGGGGCATTTGATGTCGGCCAATTCAGATAATCATTAAATACATCCTGTAGCGGCACCATTTCACTTCGAGAGGGATCTGCACAATCGCCATAATACTTAGGATCGCTGCCGGAAGGTCTTGTGTAGACGCATTTATAAGCTAGTTCGTAGCTCAGATTTCCTTTGTTCACAAACACGCCATAATTGCTATATACACCATTACCATAATGATAAAGAAGATCAGTAAAACCATCACCATTTATATCTATTTGAGTTGTTATTGAATAGACAGAGTTATACCCTGTTTTAAGGTTGTTAAGTATCAAATAAAGAACATCCTCTTCTTTCGGAGCACCAGAAGCAGTCCAAGATTGGTAATCAGAAAAAATACTCAATGTGTTTACATCAAATCCTGCAAAGGCAGAAGGCATCCAAATATTTTCAGGTTTTGATAAGGTCACATCATTCTCATAGTAAGAAAAGTATACTGATACAGACAAAATAATGGCTGTAGCCGAGAGGAAGGTGGCAAAAAGATAAGAGGATAATTTCATTTAAAAGAAAAAAGAAGAATTTTTAAAAACTTAAGTTTACTGGCCTATTGACACGCCCCAATACAGAGATCGCCATTAGGGAGGATGTTCCCCGTGAGACGAATATTCCCCACGATATCAAGAGCTTCTTGCGGTGAAGAAGTACCGATTCCTACATTACCGATGATGTAGTGAATGGCAGAACCGACCTGTGTCCAAAATCCACCAGTTCCTCCGCCTCCACTATAGATACAAGCAACTGCCTCTGATGAAGGTTGACTTATACCCCCTTCACAATTCTGATTGTTAAGAGTCCAATATTTGATCTGCTCTTCAGAAGCGGGACATTCGGTCGGATCAAGAGTGTAGCTCCAGTCTGACTCCGTACAAGCGGGCGGGCTTCCCCCACCATCGTCTGCAGTAAGATTGAGGACCTGTACAGGCGTACTAGAAGTGGAGTTTCCAGTCCCGTCACCAAGAGAACCTTCATAGTCATCACCCCAACATTTAACAGTATCATTGTTGAGTCTCGCACAAGTGAAGCCATACCCTGTACTGATATGAGTGGCTCCGGTAATGCCGACAACAGAAACGGGAGTCTTTTGCGGAGTGGATGAAGAAGTTCCGTTTCCCAATTGCCCGCTGATATTATCTCCCCAGCATTTTATTGCCCCTCCTGTGATAATGGCACATGAATGAGTCGTATCGACATCGTAAGAGAAATTAGCAGAAATAGCAGTAGCGGTAGTGATTCCAGAAACAGAAACAGGAGATGAGCTGTTTGCTGTAGTGTTGTTTCCGAGTTGCCCCCTTGTGTTGTCTCCCCAGCACTTGACTGTTCCGTCGGAAAGGGTGGCACAGGTGTGGTAGGAGCCAGCATCAATATCAGTTGCCGTGGTAATACCAGAGACAGCAACAGGAGAATTTCTGTTGGTCGTTGTACCGTCTCCGAGTTGACCTTTGTTGTTTTTTCCCCAGCATTTTGCTGTGCCTCCGTTGAGAATTGCACAGGTATGATATTCTCCAACAGTGAGATCAATGGCATTGCTGACACTAGAGACAGATGTTGGAGAAGAACGATTTATAGTAGTTCCATCTCCGATTTGACCGAATTCATTGCTTCCCCAACACTTGATCGTTCCACCAGAAAGAAGAGCACAAGAGTGATCACTTCCTCCTGAAATTTTTGTCGCTCCGGTGATTCCACTTACTGAAACCGGTGTTATTCGGTCTGTTTCGGTTCCGTCTCCCAGTTGCCCAGACCAGTTTGCCCCCCAGCATTTTACCGCTCCTCCGCTTACGATAGCACAACCATGGTACATGTTCGCAAAAGCAGATATGGCATCACTTATTCCAGAAACCTGTACCGGAGAAAATTGGGTATTCGTATTTCCATTTCCGAGCTGCCCGCCCCAGTTTCCCCCCCAGCACTTCACCGTGCCATCACTCAATACACTGCAATTATGTTCTGCACCGGATGATACATCGAGAGCAGCATCGACTTGAGTGGCATGTGCCGATGGACTCAAGAAAAAAAGAAGTGCGAATATTGGCAAAAGGCGTTTTGTGGAGGACATGGAGGGAAAAAAATGAAAAAGTGAAAGAACAAAGGAAGGGTCTTGGGGGTTGTTTCTGGTTTTATTTTTATGATTCCTGACTTAGGCGGAGAAGTTTTTCTACTCGCAATGCCCTGGTATGTGATTTTATTTTTTGAATGACAGCATCTTTGATACAGACCACTTCCGCATGACTACTTTTGGGATGTTTTTTGGAACAAGTAGTGTATGTTTTTTCCAAAAATTGAAACTGCGCAATTTTTTTCTCCCTTCTCTTCGTGACTTCCTGCTTCTTTTTCTGGATGAGCACTTTTTTGGAAAGAAGATTTTGCTTCGCATCTTTTTTTTGCTGCCTCTTTTCTGCCTGAATCGATTTCTTTTCTTTTTTCTCTAATTCCTGAATCTTCTCTGCCCGTCTCTCTTGCGCCTCCTGCTTTTTCTGCTCTTTTATGAATATATCTGCATCAGCAGAAAAGGGAGAAAAAAAAATGAAAGAGAGTGAAATGAATAATATCACAAAAAACCCTGCTTTTATGAGCAAGGGGGAAGAAGAGGTGATACGCATAGTTTCGAGCCGTAAAAATATCCTTATCATACATAGTGCGTTTCCCGTGACAAGAAAATCATCTTTACAAATGTATAGACTTGGTGTGAAAAAAGTATTGAAATGAATTTTAAGTCGAAGCGCACCGAGAGCATCAAAAACAATATCTGGATTTACTTTTGTCTCTGTAAAGGCGTCTAAAAACCAATCGGACTGTTCTATCGAAAGAATCCTTCCAAGAAGAAAAAGTAATCCATTTTTTGAAGCGTAAATGTGGATGGATTACTGCTCAACTAAAAGATCTGAAACGATTGCAAAAAATTGAAGAAAGAAAAGAATATATCTCAGGAGAGTCATTTCTTTATCTTGGTCGGCAATATAAATTGATTGTTAAAAATGGGAAAAAAACTCTGTCCACTTTGAGAATGGAAAGATTATCTTGGAGACAAGGGAGAATGTTAATGATTCAGAAAAAAATGAAGAGCTCATAGAATCATGGTACGAGAAAAGAGCAAAACTGATATTCTTTGAACGCTATAGGCAGATGTTAAAGAAATTTGACTACGACTTTGCCCCCGAACTCGCCCTTAGGAAAATGCCAAAACGATGGGGCAGTTTTCTTTCAAAAAAGAAAGTATTACTGAATCCTGAGCTCGTAAAAGCATCTAAGGAATGCATTGATTATGTCATTACCCATGAACTTTGCCATATGAAATACCAAAACCACAGCAAGGAATACTATCGATTCTTGACCTCAAAATGTCCAAACTGGAAGAGCATCAAGGATCAGCTTGAGCTCAAGTTTTCAAAAAACTAAATATGCCCTTACTGCCCAGCCATCATGAGTGTATAGGTCTCCTCTAAATCAGAGTTTTTGAAGGATTCAAAGGGATAAAACCCAAAAAACATCCGAAATACCATCCACTATAGTGGGCTGGAATCGGGTGTCATTAGTGCACAGTCTGGCGGAGAGAGAGGGATTCGAACCCTTCTAAAAATGCGCTTCAATCCCCATAAGCATTAACAAGATTTCAAAATACAGTTTGTCCGAATTCTTACTCCTCATAGTGGACGGGTCGTGTTTTTACCCTTTTTGAATTTGATTATCCGTTGTAATTCGCTATAGTTAATATAGCGATTTATGAAAAATATGGAGGACTTGTTATTTCATCATCGGTTTCAAAATATTTCTGCTTCCATTTGGGAAAAGATTGTGCGAATAGAAAACCTCAAAGGGCAGTGGATTTCTGGAGCAAAGCTTTCTCCTCAGATATTGGGACGACTCAAAAAATCTGTGCTCGTTACTTCTACTGGGGCATCTACTCGTATTGAAGGGTCCAAGCTTTCTGATGAAGAAGTAGAAAAACTTATGAAAGGCTTATCAGTACAGAAATTTTCAGATCGGGATACTCAAGAGGTTCAGGGATATTATGAACTCCTTCATGATGTTTTCGATTCTTGGAAACACATTCATCTCACGGAAAATAATATCAAAAATCTGCATCAACAAATGCTCAAATATGCAGAAAAAGATCAACTCCATCGAGGAGAATACAAAAAGAAAGAAAACAAAGTTCATATGGTCAATGATGTTGGGGAATCCATTGGAATTCTTTTTGATACTACGGAAGCCTTTCTTACGCCCAAGCAGATGCAAGAGTTGGTGGAATGGACAAATGAGGCTTTGTCTAAAAATACTTTCCACCCTTTGCTTATTCTTGGACATTTCATTGTTGAATTTTTGCATATCCATCCTTTTGAAGATGGAAATGGTCGTATCTCACGAATTTTGACAAATCTGCTCTTGCTTCAAAATGATTTTGCATACATGCCATATGTTTCGCATGAAAAAATTATTGAAATCAATAAAGCGGAATATTATCTGGCTCTCAGAAAAACACAGAACACATTAAGAAAGAATGCAGAAGAGCAAGATATTACTCCGTGGTTAGAATTTTTTCTTTCGATGGTATTGGAGCAATCAAAACAGGCTATTGAACTTCTTTCGAGTGCGAATCTAGAAAAATTACTCACCGCTAAGCAGTTAACCGTTTGGGAATATATTCAATCGGTTGAATTTGCAAGTCCCAGAGAAATTTCTGAGAAAACTGGAATTGCTTATGCAACGGTTCGTCAGTCGCTTGAGAAATTACTAAAACTAAAAAAGATTGAACGACTGGGGCAAGGGCGAGGGACGGTGTATAAAGTTAATTCTATAATAAAATGAAAATTCCAAAATTTCATATATACGGAAAAGATAATCCACAAGTGGAATATTTAATTCAAGCCAAACTTGATTTGCGAAGTTGGGAGGATTTAACAAAGGAAGAAAAAGAAATAATACTATTACAACTTTCAAATAATGGATGGATAAAAGATTATTCAACAGAAATTTTACATGCGATTAAGGATTTGAATTATCATTTTTTAAGAGAATGCCCAAGGAAAAGACTGCATAAAACACCTCCACAAAAAGAAGATAGAAGAAGATATGACCTAGATTATGACCAAATTCGTGCGGCGACAGAAGATTTTAAAGACATATTTTTAAATAAAAAATCAGAACCCCTTATTTTTCGTATGCTTAGTAAATTTGCAGAGGGGTTTATTGATCATACGAATTATCGTTGGGCAGAAGAAGCAACCGAAGAAGAAAAAATAAACCAATATATAAAAGAAGCATTTTCTAAATTTGATAGATTAGCGAACTGTCTTAATCATATTTTTGAGCAATTTTCTATCAATGCGTTAATGACAAGGGAAGGGATCATTCCCAGACAAGACCAAAAAATAGCAGAAGATATTTATGTTCCAGTAATCCAACTCTTGAGCAATCCTGAGTGGAAAGCTGTTAATGAAGAGCTAAAAAGTTCCTTTGATAATTTCCACAATAAAAAATATGAAGATTGTATTGCATCAGCTCACAATGTAGTACAAGGATTTTTACAAATATTAATTCATGGAGAGTATGGGAAAAATGGCTCTGGGGAGTTAGCAAAACTATTTTCAGAGGCAAAAACAGAAAAAGAAAAATATTTCAGTGAGGATTTTGATTTTTTCAAAAATTTCTTTTCTGCATTTAGGGCGAATAAAAGTACATCTAAACCGAAAAAACAAAGTGCAACTTCTGATGATGCTTTATTGATGTTAAATGTAGTGATGATTTTTCTGCAACATGGACTTTCTCAAGTAGAACGAAAGAAATAGCTTTCTCATTTTAAAAAACGAAACCGGTATTACCGAAAATGAACGAAGCAGAAACCACAGCTTTTGTAATCGCCCTTATTGCCCAGCCATCATGAGTGCATGGGTCTCCTCTCGATCAATGCTCCACAAACGAATTCAAAGGTTTATACAAGGAAAAAGCCCGAAACACCATCCACCATAGTGGACTGGAATCGGGTGCCATTAGTGCACAGTCTGGCGGAGAGAGAGGGATTCGAACCCTCGATCCGGATTGCTCCAGATAACACCTTAGCAGGGTGCCGCTTTCGACCACTCAGCCATCTCTCCGTGGACCACAAGAGTATGCCAACCTTGTTTCCGAAAATCAAATTTCTCGCTAGCATTTTTTGTGACATACTTGTTTTTGGAAAATTTTATGAGAAACAAGAAGATTCTTTCATACATTCGGCTCTTCTTTGGGATCCTCTGGGCATCTGTTTTGCTCGGTGGTCTCTGTTGGATTTTTTCTTATGTTCTCAAATACGGATGGAATGAAACAAAAACGTCTCTTCAAACTCTCATTGCCTCAAAAGGCGAGAGTGCGATATTCTACTACCTACTCCTTTTTTCACTCCGAAGCTTTCTCTTCCTTCCTTCCACTGCGCTTGTCTTTTTGGCAGGTATGCTCTTTGACCCCCTCTCGGCTTTTTTCTTTGCTCTCATCGGAACTACTATCTCTCTTTCTCTTGTCTATCTGGGGGCGCAGTTTCTGGGAAAGGAATTCGTACAATCACACGAAAACGAGTGGTTTCAGCGCATTGACAAAACACTTTCACAACAAGGATTTTTTGCAACACTTATCCTCATTCTTCTCCCTCTTCTCCCCGCAGATTCCATTGCTATTGTGGCAGGAGTTACTCAGATTTCATTTCTCGACTTTTTTCTTGGCATTCTTATAGGTTCCGCGGCAACCGTTGCACCATTTGTGCTCCTCGGAAATTCCCTGACGCATATAGTCAGTCTTAGTATTGCTATTTTGTCATTTCTGTTTGCCATTATCATCACTCTGTGGGCATGGAACCATCCACATTTTCGAAGTTTGTTTCAAAAAAAATGAAAGTTGCTATTATCCACGAACTTTTAGTGAAACTAGGAGGCGCCGAACGAGTCGCAAAAGTACTTATGGAAATGTTTCCAGAAGCCCCAATATTTACACTTCTCTACAACGAA
Coding sequences within:
- a CDS encoding Fic family protein — translated: MKNMEDLLFHHRFQNISASIWEKIVRIENLKGQWISGAKLSPQILGRLKKSVLVTSTGASTRIEGSKLSDEEVEKLMKGLSVQKFSDRDTQEVQGYYELLHDVFDSWKHIHLTENNIKNLHQQMLKYAEKDQLHRGEYKKKENKVHMVNDVGESIGILFDTTEAFLTPKQMQELVEWTNEALSKNTFHPLLILGHFIVEFLHIHPFEDGNGRISRILTNLLLLQNDFAYMPYVSHEKIIEINKAEYYLALRKTQNTLRKNAEEQDITPWLEFFLSMVLEQSKQAIELLSSANLEKLLTAKQLTVWEYIQSVEFASPREISEKTGIAYATVRQSLEKLLKLKKIERLGQGRGTVYKVNSIIK
- a CDS encoding DUF45 domain-containing protein, which produces METRENVNDSEKNEELIESWYEKRAKLIFFERYRQMLKKFDYDFAPELALRKMPKRWGSFLSKKKVLLNPELVKASKECIDYVITHELCHMKYQNHSKEYYRFLTSKCPNWKSIKDQLELKFSKN
- a CDS encoding TVP38/TMEM64 family protein, whose product is MRNKKILSYIRLFFGILWASVLLGGLCWIFSYVLKYGWNETKTSLQTLIASKGESAIFYYLLLFSLRSFLFLPSTALVFLAGMLFDPLSAFFFALIGTTISLSLVYLGAQFLGKEFVQSHENEWFQRIDKTLSQQGFFATLILILLPLLPADSIAIVAGVTQISFLDFFLGILIGSAATVAPFVLLGNSLTHIVSLSIAILSFLFAIIITLWAWNHPHFRSLFQKK
- a CDS encoding DUF45 domain-containing protein — protein: MHFLKRKCGWITAQLKDLKRLQKIEERKEYISGESFLYLGRQYKLIVKNGKKTLSTLRMERLSWRQGRMLMIQKKMKSS